A window of Dermacentor andersoni chromosome 4, qqDerAnde1_hic_scaffold, whole genome shotgun sequence genomic DNA:
atgttgaagcGTTGGATTGCAGGGTCCGGCAGTGAATTAGGTCAAAGAAAAGTAGCAcgtaggaatatatatatatatatatatatacacgagcgCGTGTATACTGGTCGCCGCCCTATGAGGGCCCACCCTTACACAGCAGGGAGACTTTTAGCCCTAGTTCTGTTTAGCTGAGTGACACTTGCATATTCTTaaactttggcacaagttactTTCGACACATGGTATACTGAGGCCACGTAGACAAACCAAAATGGCGCAGTGTAGCCAAATAAATGCTCTCGCATTCAAGAAGACTAGTTAACCACCTTTAACGCAAATAAAACGTTCCCCAAATGCGGTGAAACGTCTTTGTCGCACGGAACTTCGAAGTCGGTAGCAAGAGAGAGCTCAAGCATATATAATGTCTTACCACGTCCTTTAAACGTAAATTTTCAATAAATTAGTACCACAAACGCACTTGCGGTTCTGCAGTAGGCCATCGCTCTCTTCAAAATGTACCTCGTTAAAACTCAGTGGTATGTCGAATACGTATCTTCGTGTTATGTAATGTTGGGATATCCATTTCCACACTTCGTGTCTTTTGTGGCAAGAGATGGGTGATGCCGAACGCTTCATCTGGTTACGTCCGCCGTTCGACATGGTGTCACGCTGTCATGCCGTCATGGTGTCATGCGTGTCATGCGTCTTGAACGGAGCGCGATTtctcctcatgagccatatacaGCGTGCTGGCTGCCTGTCACAGATCCATAAATTAGTCTGCGCATGGAGCGAGCGACTGTTGGTAAGATAAGAGTACACTCATTGTGGAACggttattttatttcattttcagtTTGCGGTCACAACCAGGAGGAAACAACGTGAAGTTACGGCAGTCAGTGGCGCCGCTGTGGTCAGGCGGCCATGTGCGCGCACTCGTGGTTGTTGACCGAGATCCGGTCTCCGTTCTTGCACACAGGGAAGCTCTTGCCCAACAGTGTCAGCGCGGAGCAGTGACCGCGGACACGCTCCGTCTAGGCACAGGAATAAAGGGAAAACATGTGAACAGGGGAAACAGAAAAGAATCACTGAATTAGGAGTCACTGTTTTCCTGTTGCGTGGGTTAAACCGCGCTATCCCAAGTCGCTGCAGCACTCTTGCGAAGCATGCAACTGTACTGAACTGCAGtttaagagagagaaaaatgctttctttctttattcttttttttcacagctgACATGGAGCACGCAGTAAGGAGAGTCATGCAGTAAATAATACGTAACTATTTGGTGACGCAATTTCAGAAGACTAGTTTCAACCGCGATATAATGACGCGCGGTAATTACGATATAATAGCACTGACGACAACAGTTTCTTATTGTGACAACGCAAAACCTACAACACGCCACCACGCGCGCAATCAAAGTCGTTAGTGCGAAAACTACGTGCGAATGCCGTGTTTTCTGCTGCTAGTACTGCTGGCCTGTTTACGTGTTTCTCCGCTGCTGTTTAGACGTGCTTCACATCGACTTCTCGTCGCCACCTTTCGGGACTATACCGCCCGCATTCgcgtattttccttttctttcttttttttttcttcgctacgTCCCTATTGCAGTAAGAGCACTGTTGTCTCCACAGCGACTATAGGAAGTATGTAAGGGACTTAGCTTTCCGTCTGCTCTGAAAGCACCGTTAAGGAAAGAAAAATACCTTCGACTGGCTAGCGCCACTATGACACACAGCACGAAAGGGAAGAAGGAAACGAAAACGCGCACCGTCGCAATTCAGGCGAAATTTACGAAAGGGTATCCTGTTGCACCTTTCGCGTGTACTTAATTGTTCTGGGCGTAAGGTACAGTGAACAGCCGCAAAGAAATGCGAGGAAGTTAAAACAGCCACCACGCCATCTACCCCCTGCGCGGTGCCCTTATAGAAGGGCCGGTAACTTCCCCGCCAAAATGCGACTTTGCGCAATGCACATAATGGCTCGAAGACCTTAACAAAGGGATCTACCTAGTAATGTCTACAGTATACCCACAATCAGCCCACTCTGCTCACCACTTGCACTTCAATGTGGCAGTCGTGTTGCGGGAGCGCGGCCATTGCCGGAAGTTCCACTTCACCGTTGACGGCGGTGGCGCTGCCTGCACCCGGCTTGAACGAGCCGACTTTACCCAGCACCTGCGTCTCTCCTTCGCCGTGCAGCAGCGTCTGCAGCGAGtctggcatctgcgcatgcgtgcacAACGCGCCACGTAAGAGATCAGTGAACAATCCATTGTGGAAACTGACCGACCCTGTAGCAGTTTTGCTAACGCCAACGTCATTCAAGGAGATCTGAGTGTCGAAGCTAACTGAAGCTGCTCCGTGCCCACCGAGCGTAATGCCACAGTCCATTAAACGCTGTCGAAAGACTCCGGTATTGCTTAGGCCAGTACAGCAGCCAACAACTATTCTTTCCAAATGATCTGCCGTGACGAATGGATACTGATACGGTCTGGTTATAGCATTCTACAAACTATTCGGACTTCCTGATTTACACAAGTTAATATTGCCAAATGTGTCCATCTTTAGTTCTGTCCATCCTTCCTGGGGCCctaattttgttttttgttttcctggAAGTCACATGTAAGGCTCTCACCACTGGCAATTTGTGTGAGCGATGACTTACCGGACCGCGATTCCTGAAGAAGCCTTCGTCGGCGCTTGACTCCCGCAAAAACGCTCCCAAGAGCAGCACCAAGGCGAAGGACGTAGCTGACAAAGCGGTCATGGTTGTACCCTGCACGCAACAACGCAAGAGGACGGCGTTACACAGCCGTCTTACGCGATTCCCGCTACGTACGCTATTGAGGTGACTACGCTCCCAGGCTAGATACGCGATATTGCAGCCCATTCGCGACACTGCAAAGAACCTGGGTCGCAGTGTGTCGGAAGTAGAAGAGAACAAAAGCTGGAGTTGGGATCGTTTGTGTTATTTAACCTGGCGAAATAAGCCCACAGAGTACCGCGTGGTACAACGGCACATGGACttggtgtgtttgtgtgtggacAAATGCATAACCGCATGGCTTTGAAAGACATGATCATCAAACTGAGCCATTTATTATTAGTCGCACATAGCCGTTCTCTTCGGCATAAAGCGTACCGTGAGACCGCGTCCGTCGCTAGTGATGCTTAGTTCCTTACAAACCTTAGTTCCTTCAAGACCAGCTATACGCTCGCGGAAATGAATCGACGCTCGTTCGTGCACTAGCAGCGAATCGAGCACAATCGCCTGATTTTAATGCACTGCTACTAAATACGAAGTTATGCCCTTGACTCTGCAGGGAGTCGACCAGAAAGGAACGGAAAGAATTTAAGCTTCTTGGCACAAGAAAGACATATTTTATTCCAGACAAAAAGAATTCGCACGCTgaaattttcctttctttcgtatTCTCATATACAATTACCGTAATATTTAATTACTATTGCTTTCATATCAGTACCATTTGACATTTAATTTCACAAATTTTCCTTACCAattttatttaaatatattttcctCGATACCTTTATTTTCTCGAAACCTCGTACCACCCGATTTACCTCGTATCACCCGCAAATCGCCCGGTCTCCCCGGGCGAGCTGCGCCATTTCACTTAGCGACCGCCAACCAACTAACCAACCAGCTTCATGTAACCAAGTTCGGGCACTATGAACACAGGTGCTGCAAGGCACAATTCGATCACCGTTCTCATATTGTGAGCTTATCTCCAGGCGCTATCCATCAAAGTGccgaaggcaaagaaaaaaaaacacttcctcAAGAAATACCGCCAAGACGAACTTCTCGGTGTTACGCCGAGTGCCATCGTTCCACTACTTTAAGAGTTTTTCTATAGGCTCTCCGACTGTAGGTCACTAAGGCTAGAGCTGCCTGCTCATGACCTATTGTTCGAGGGGTACAACCAAGCATTTGCGATCAGAATGCAGTATTTTACTCTGCATTACCTCAACACAACAAGCGTTTTGGCTCTGtcttttattgcggtagcaattatatggacactccaggcgcatttctgccgccgccgtcgccgtgatgtgctgtataaagtccaagggcgataacaccgtcgccgcgcgccctacgctgtatgtgcgaatgaaagcgtacgaggggagccggcgatcgcggctcaatctctcCCGCGCGaaagagaggaaagcggggagcaagcgcgtaGTCTTCCGTCTCGcacgaggcacccaacgttgcgaggcgccGGAGCGAGGTGAGAGAGGGAGGGCGGCAGCGTTCTACTACGGCTACAATTTCgaatgtggcggctgcgcgcggtccGCTGCCGTATCTTGAGGGCGACCTGCGTTGGGGCAGTCTAGGTGCGtggacggctcgtagctttgtgcataCTGCGTGTTCTCGGCTCCCAGTTTGCGTTGAtgcgacagacagcacgaagaccacttcgcccgctgctgctgccgcacttgacAACGCCAgcgcgttctgacagcgagtgtccgccgtcatcgagtgtgatgtgttcatgtttgctgtgcgcgctgacaccatggaTCTTAATTTAGGTCGCAGGCGAACGTTTACACGACCGGTAAAagtactatcattacttcgtatggctgtctgcta
This region includes:
- the LOC126537445 gene encoding uncharacterized protein, with product MTALSATSFALVLLLGAFLRESSADEGFFRNRGPMPDSLQTLLHGEGETQVLGKVGSFKPGAGSATAVNGEVELPAMAALPQHDCHIEVQVTERVRGHCSALTLLGKSFPVCKNGDRISVNNHECAHMAA